The following are from one region of the Jeongeupia sp. USM3 genome:
- the gcvA gene encoding transcriptional regulator GcvA, with protein MDSPFKAPGRLPSLPALRAFEAAARHGHFGRAADELFVTHGAVSHQIRALEETLGFALFVRDGRGVRLTSEGRRLAATLNASLCEIGETIAGLQHERARPRVVLTCLPSFAAKWLTPRLGSFIDRHPEIEIWIRSTKAREDLAAEGIDLGLRVGPGGWPGVHCEPLMRDAFVVVASPDLPGGLPATPADLARWPLLRSSTEPWHDWFVAAGLDWPEPQQGLVFSDSGLLVQSILDRQGIGLAREVLVHDDLAAGRLVRVFPVSVPMPGAYWLVSPAPPPYRPAVATFVDWLRGEIGRSGYAYGETPR; from the coding sequence ATGGATTCACCATTCAAGGCACCGGGCCGCCTGCCCTCCCTCCCGGCGCTGCGCGCGTTCGAGGCAGCGGCGCGGCATGGCCATTTCGGCCGTGCCGCCGACGAACTCTTCGTCACCCACGGCGCGGTCAGTCACCAGATCCGCGCGCTCGAGGAGACGCTGGGCTTCGCGCTGTTCGTCCGCGACGGCCGCGGCGTCAGGCTGACCAGCGAGGGCCGGCGGCTGGCGGCAACGCTCAACGCCAGCCTGTGCGAGATCGGCGAGACGATCGCCGGGCTGCAGCACGAGCGCGCCCGGCCGCGCGTGGTGCTGACCTGCCTGCCGTCGTTCGCCGCCAAATGGCTGACACCGCGGCTGGGAAGCTTTATCGACCGGCACCCGGAAATCGAGATCTGGATCCGATCGACCAAGGCCCGCGAGGATCTGGCCGCCGAAGGCATCGACCTCGGCCTGCGCGTCGGTCCCGGCGGCTGGCCCGGCGTGCATTGCGAACCGCTGATGCGCGACGCCTTCGTCGTCGTCGCCAGCCCGGACCTGCCCGGCGGCCTGCCGGCGACCCCGGCCGATCTGGCGCGCTGGCCGCTGCTGCGCTCGTCGACCGAGCCCTGGCACGACTGGTTCGTTGCCGCCGGACTCGACTGGCCGGAACCGCAACAAGGGCTGGTGTTCAGTGATTCGGGGCTGCTGGTGCAGTCGATCCTCGACCGGCAGGGCATCGGCCTGGCGCGTGAGGTGCTGGTCCACGACGATCTGGCCGCCGGACGGCTGGTCCGGGTGTTCCCGGTCAGCGTGCCGATGCCCGGCGCGTACTGGCTGGTCTCGCCGGCACCGCCGCCGTACCGCCCCGCCGTCGCGACCTTCGTCGACTGGCTGCGCGGCGAGATCGGCCGGTCCGGCTACGCCTATGGAGAGACGCCAAGATGA